From Pirellulales bacterium:
CGTCGCGTCCTGGGTTGGGTGTGATGGGCCCGTCGTATCCCATTTCGGCAAGCAGCGTCAGCGCGGCAGCGGAGTCGATGATTCCGGTCGATCCCGGAAGTTGCCGCTGATCCGTCGTCAACTCGTCGCGCGCTGGCGATACTGGCGCATCGGAGACGCGAACTTGCACAATCTGCGTTGGCGTGAGTTTACGGATATCGTCGACCTTGCCGCCCGAGCGCCATAGGTCGTACAGATCGACCACCATGCCAACATTGCGGGCCTGCACGGTGGCCATCAGCAGAGCCAAGGCGTCGAAGCCATGAATAAACTCGAAGCTACGATCGGCGCGCGCGCTGGGGGCGGAACAAAAGGCAATGCCAAGCGAAATTCCATGCGGCGCCAGCACCGCGCCAATCTCGTTGTAGCGGCGGCGATAAAACTCGAAGTTCTCGTGGTACGGGCGTTCGTCAGAAGCCGGGGACAATTGCGTCACGGCTCGCACACACCCCACCTCGGCGGCGGTCCGCGCCAGCGGTTCCAATTGTTTGAGCCCTTGCTGGAATTCGGAATCCTCCGCCGCGGGGTCGAATGGCAAGGCAAACTCGCTGAGTCGAACCTTTGCGCTATCGTACAAACGTCGCGCATAAGGTAAGCCGTGCGTTTCCGCGCGCTGGTGAAACTCGACTAGATTCAAGTCAGTCCCACGGAAACCGTGAGAAAGCGTCAGTTCGATTTGCTCGGCCTGGGTGGCCGTAATGTCCAGTGCGCCTAAGCTCAAATCACGGAACATTCGATTCTCCGTTGCCACATAGTTGCCACCACCTTGCCGCGATCAGCACGGTGAGAAATCGGCGCCGGCTGGTGTTTCCAGCCGGGCGATGCACTGGGCGATCGCGTAGACAAGCCGTCTAGGCGACGGCTTTGTGAAATCGAAGCGATGCCGTAGACGGGCCCCAAATGCGGCCAAATCTTGCGGTTCGCCGGGCATTATGTCAAATTCGTCGATTCGTTCCTAGTGGCCCTTGGCGGCCGCTGGCAGCGGCAAGCTGCAATGCGCGGTGCCGTCGAGTTTGGTCCCCTAATCCGTGCGTCAGGTCTGCATGTCGGATCTATTGGAGATTGTCGTCCTCGGCATCGTACAGGGACTTTCTGAATTCCTGCCGATCAGCTCCGATGGACATCTGGTGATTGTCGCCGCGCTTTTTGAGCATTTCACCGGGCGACACCGGCCAGACGTGTTGGAGCGCAGCGTCGCCTTGCACGCTGGTACCTTACTGGCCGTGTTAACCGTCTTTGGTCGCGATCTGATTCAGGCGTTGCTACACGATCGCCGAGTGCTGGCATTGCTGGTGGTTGGCACGTTGCCCGCAGTTGCCGTGGGACTGGCCGGAGATCGGTATTTCAAACATTGGCTCGAAAGTCCGCTTCTGGCCGGCGCGGGTTTGATAGTGACCGGCATCGTGCTGCTGTGGGGCACGCGCGGCAAGCGCGGCGAAGCGACCTATCCCACGCTTCCCTATGATCAGGCGCTGAGCATTGGCGTGTTTCAGGCGGCGGCGATCTTGCCCGGCGTATCAAGGAGCGGCTTGACCATCGCATCGGGCATGCGCGCGGGGCTGACGGGTCGCGACGCGGCGACTTATTCGTTCCTGCTGTCCATTCCGGCGGTCGCCGGCGCCTGCTTGCTGGAGGGGTTGAAAATTGCCCGCTCGACGACG
This genomic window contains:
- a CDS encoding undecaprenyl-diphosphate phosphatase, which encodes MSDLLEIVVLGIVQGLSEFLPISSDGHLVIVAALFEHFTGRHRPDVLERSVALHAGTLLAVLTVFGRDLIQALLHDRRVLALLVVGTLPAVAVGLAGDRYFKHWLESPLLAGAGLIVTGIVLLWGTRGKRGEATYPTLPYDQALSIGVFQAAAILPGVSRSGLTIASGMRAGLTGRDAATYSFLLSIPAVAGACLLEGLKIARSTTPGSTPLAELAIGAAAAFVVGLAALLWLLRLLRTGRLHLFAYYTIPLGLVVLAWQLWFQ
- a CDS encoding sugar phosphate isomerase/epimerase, whose translation is MFRDLSLGALDITATQAEQIELTLSHGFRGTDLNLVEFHQRAETHGLPYARRLYDSAKVRLSEFALPFDPAAEDSEFQQGLKQLEPLARTAAEVGCVRAVTQLSPASDERPYHENFEFYRRRYNEIGAVLAPHGISLGIAFCSAPSARADRSFEFIHGFDALALLMATVQARNVGMVVDLYDLWRSGGKVDDIRKLTPTQIVQVRVSDAPVSPARDELTTDQRQLPGSTGIIDSAAALTLLAEMGYDGPITPNPGRDGLGSISRDGFVRQVGQALDQVWKAAGLSPAGKLSPVRK